GCTCTCAACGAACTTGACTCTCTCATTGCACTACTAAATGCTTACATAAAACAAGATAAGACTATGGATTCGTGGGTTTGGAATCTAGAGGGTAATGGAATTTTTACTACAAAGAAGTTGGCAAGTATCATCAACGATAAAATTCTCAACAACGGATCGAGTTCACACGAAGAATTTCAGAAGAATTATTTGGTTCCTATCAAGGTTTCAATCTTCATATGGAGGGCGTTAAAAAGACGGATCCCGGTACGTACCGAACTCGATAAAAGAGGTATAGACTTGGATTCCGCGAGATGTCCTTTATGTGATGATGATGTTGAAACTATCGAGCATTCATTGATTTTTTGTCGTCATGCAATGGATATTTGGGTTCGGGTCTATAAATGGTGGGGCTTGGATGCGGTATCAAACTTGAGCATTAATGAATTGTTTCGTGGTAATTGTAACCGCCCCTTATCCCCCCTTTTATTGAAAGTATGGCAAGCAATCGAATGGACATGAGGCTATATGATATGGAATAATCGAAAACAAAAGGTATTCTCTAACTCTTCATGGAGCGGTTCTACGGGGTTTATGGAAGTTCAACTTAAGTCCTTTGAATGAATTTCTAGTCGTTATAAGACGTGCAAGTTGGATTGGTTAAGTTGGATCTCGGATCCATGGTCTTGTTTTGCGTAATGTGAGCGTTAGTAGTTGCTCTCTCCGCAACTTACCTCACCTTGTCGTGCATTGTGACATGTATTTTCATAGGTCGTGCCTCGAATTTTGACTTCAATATCGAGTCTtcgtccccccccccccccccccgcgtaTAAATGGAAATCATTGAGTTTATTAATTGAATTTGTATACTAATTTTAGAAAGTTTGAGTGTATTAATTGAGACTTAGCTTATGCCCTTAGGGCATGAGTTAACCACTCCCATAAGACCATTTCTAATCATAACTGTGGCGTCACAGACGGGTTTGACACTTTTTGGACAAAAAGTGCAATCCGACTGTGATTTGGCAATGTCAGTTTCTGACATTTTTTAACCGTGTGTGTCAGTTTTTTGTGTTAAATATTAGgtagggtgatgtggtaaaatctgattggaaatGGGGTGGGAACaataaattaattataaaaaatatatatcaatTAAAATTGGAAAATCATTGATTGGTTAAAAAGCATACTGACGGAATTTTTTTTTGCGTTGAGGGCTTGACTAACGCCCCTAACTGACGCCGCATTAACAACCGCCAGTTTTCGTCAGTTAATGCCAACAAGGACTGACGGGGtaaactgtaacgacccaacccgttatccaaccgaaaacactcatttttttttttataaaacagccCAGGTACAGCATATGGAGCAGCGCGCCCCttggtggagcggcgctccaaagtggcctgtccactttTCCTTTTAAGCACGTTCGTAAAACACGTTTCCCAACCCTTTTAAATTTAACCGATCATCATACAACATTAAGTCAAGTATTCTAAACATGTTTTTACAACAAAAcacgttttacgacaccgggcccacatatgcccgaaTTACACTCAAGTACAAAATACaaatttcgacccaaatgagtttaagttccaaacaactacgagcatgatgtttggggataaactacctaaTCCTAGGtcaatccaaaagtaatccaagcaagcatcaaaaggggaaatcatctaaatcccgagcatacccttgccaaatccgcttccgtacctaaaattataaacaacgaaagggtaagttaatgcttagtgaatgcaatacttatacatatacatatgtaatttacctacacgcatccacttacaataccatgcaaacaaaatgcataaacgagctagcaacaccaaacgtacgactagcaacaacgttagtatataaatcgtcacaataatatactaaaatcacaacagtgcataaatataacaaaccgttccccgctatggcactaccgacttgtagacgaccaataacatcgagtctcactcgtatgatgtcaccgacttgtgactcatcgtaaggtgtcaccgacttgtgaatcaccactaatacttatgggtcaccgacttgtgaacgccatgtggcatcaccgacttgtgaagcaccactaagtgtcaccgacttatgagcactaagaaatgtcaccgacttgtgaatcacttctccgacttatggtatcaccgacttgtgaatcaccatctagtgtcaccaactcgtgaacactatgaagtgtcaccgacttgtgaatcacttccccaacttatggtatcaccgacttgtgaaccaccaaccaactactaaaggggtcaccgcctcgtgaaccaccatgaggtgtcaccgacttgtgaggcacctaacgagacactaccgacccgtagttctcttcacccataacctcaataagtcaccaacttgtgacataacgcacactactcacgatgtggcaccaaaggcccacatagcgtacgagtaaataaactacatacatacatgtataaatattccactcaccttgtcgccttgaagaatgccaccgaataattcgcaacacaccgatggaatgtacctattccattatcacaaacacaacaacacaattagggtggatttacaaatcaacccaaattgacaactagtgcaatttcgacccaaatgcacttccaagcacaaaccgcgcccaaactaaccaatattcactaacacgagtgGAAATGGTCCTAACATACCGATTAAACCCGAATACAAGTGTTgaacacgtgtctcacccattttgacaccaaaccctaattttgacccatttccaaattagtcaaccaaattcacctaaagtgattccaacacttccataatcactaacactagtgattacacactacttacaagccttaaacatggttaaatcattaaccaacccaaaacccgccaaatatcaaaatagcaagtttccataaaccctcttcatcaactaaatggaTTTTACAActcacaatctcaaaccctaacttgaatatcaaatctaacaaatgaaattcagagttagaaatTACCAATACTActaaaacgtagccaagaacgcgatgaacaactttaaaacccgagctttggcgagaatccgactccttttctccaattcaagctctctcactctagaacccttcctctctctctagatatggatgagagtgtttgtgtgggtgagaaatgagctccaattgagttctagatcagttttgatgatcccaaaccgaccccaaatgaaaagaccaaagtacccctcatttaaaccctttaaaatgctgaaaattgcatcagatgcaatcggagcgccgctccatagtgtggagcgccgctccaaccttcaggtgctGGCAGTCAAGGAAaaacagttttcagtaacttgttttggccataactttttgaccgtagctccatttttgatgaatcaaatatcgttggaaacgtaataagatattctttccgatggtaaggctttgaaacatcaactcaaactttatttggggttgaaaagatacgtacacaccttgtcacttcagacaacgtccagtttccttcgacgttcgaacaagcaacacgtacatgcttcgtaaacttcatacacgcatcgtacaccataaatacattatgtacaataaatatttgggtcttacaactctcccccacttaaattggatcgcgtATTCGCGATCTAACCCTCATCGCGAACAAGGACAATACACTTTCCTCAAGTTTTCGAGTTCTCACACAATCTCGGCCCCTTTGATGCCGCCATTGCATCCTATGAGTCCCACATCCTTGGAACGTAACGTCCCATCCACACGATAATCCTCCATGATCTCTTGGCACACTCTAATTTACAACTTAGAGTATCCTTGCCAACCGTCAACTAGTTTGGGTCATCCGCACCACGCACACGGTGATGGAATTTCTCGCAACTTTTCGATAACTCCAACCGACACACAACCCCAAAATTCCCGAAACTCGTCCGCCATTACACGGTGAACATCATTTCAATCGCCCATTAAAGATGATCT
This window of the Rutidosis leptorrhynchoides isolate AG116_Rl617_1_P2 chromosome 7, CSIRO_AGI_Rlap_v1, whole genome shotgun sequence genome carries:
- the LOC139860233 gene encoding uncharacterized protein → MDEDSNVRVQQRVSWNDRELTCNFSWRREVSGRALNELDSLIALLNAYIKQDKTMDSWVWNLEGNGIFTTKKLASIINDKILNNGSSSHEEFQKNYLVPIKVSIFIWRALKRRIPVRTELDKRGIDLDSARCPLCDDDVETIEHSLIFCRHAMDIWVRVYKWWGLDAVSNLSINELFRGNCNRPLSPLLLKVWQAIEWT